DNA from Vicinamibacteria bacterium:
CCAAGTCGACGAGGAAGAGCACTCCCGCGCTCGAGAAGCGCTGGTCGAAGAGCTTCTGGCGCTCGACACCGAAGAAGCCCCGGAAGCCGCGACCAAAGCGCAGGATATTTGGCAGCGGTGGAAGAAGCTTGGCGGATCGTCCGACCCTCTCGCCGAAGCCTCGATCCGTTTCGAAGCAGGCATGCAGGCTCTTATATCGCGCGAGCCCCGGGCGTTCCGGGGAACGGAGCTCGACCCCGACGTCAACCGGACGAAACGGGAAAAGCTGGTGCAGCGGCTCGAGAGCATCGTGTCTGAGCTCGACCCCTCGAGCCCGGCTCACCTCCAAATCGATGGCCTGGCGGAACGCCTCAAGAATGCTCTCGCGGCCAACACCATGACCGGGGGCAGGGGCCGTGACCGCGCCCACGACTTGAAGACGGCAGGTGACGAGGTGGCGAGGCTCAGGTCTAGCTGGCTTCGAAGCGCACCCTTTGGCGGCGAGGAGGGTCGCCGCCTGAAGGAACGCTTCGAGTCCGCTTACCGGAGCTTCCTCGATCTGGGCGAAGGTTCCACCCGGTCGCGCTCGGCACGCGCCGACGACGCGCGAGCGTGAGCGAACGTTCGATGAAGGAAACCCACCTCGAATCAGCGAGTCTCCTCGCTCACGAGCTCGAGGCGCCCCTCCTCACCATCGAGCTTCATCTGCGGAAGCTGCTCGAGAATCCCGCCTCCCGAGCTCGTGCCGAGTCATGTCTCGACGAGGTGGAAGCTCTCCGGGGACTCGTCTCCGAGCTCCTTGCCACGGGGAAGGACGAGTTCGCGCGACAACCTTTTTCTGTCGACGCGGTCACGAAACGACTCGAGGCGCGATTCCAGCCGGTCGCCGACCAGCGCGGGATACGGCTCGAGGTTCAGGAAACGAATCTGAACGTCCTCGGTGACGAGCGAGCGACCGAGCGTGTCCTCTCCAACTTGATCGACAACGGAATCAAGTTCTCGCGTCCCGAAGGCTCGGTTCGGGTAAGCGGTCACGCGAGCGAAGGACGGGCGGTGATCGAAGTCGCCGATGACGGGCCGGGCGTCGACAATGAGGACATCGCCCATCTGTTCGAGCCCTTCTTTCGTGCCTGCCGGGCAACGCCTGGCCATGGTCTCGGACTTGCCATCGCGCGGCGCTTTGCCGAAGGGCAGGAGGGAACACTCACCCTGGAGAGCCATGGTGAGGCGGGCGCTCGTTTCGTGTTGAGGCTCGAGTCCGTTTGATTCTCGTCGTTTGTCCCAACCTGGCCGTCGACATCACCCTTCACGTCGACGCGCTTCGACCGGGGGAGGTTCATCGTACGGCTCAGTCATCGAAACAGGCAGGCGGCAAAGGAGTCAACGTGGCGCGGGCCCTCCGCGGGCTCGGTGAAGAGCCCCTGGTTCTGGGCTTGTCGGGCGGGATCGCGGGTGAGGCGATCCGGCGTGGCCTCGCTCGCGAAGGCATCGAAAGCGATCTGGTCCCGTTCGAGGGGGAGAGCCGCACCTGCGTCATCGTCCTCGAGAAAGACGGGACGGCAACCGTGGTCAACGAGGCCGGCCTGGAAACAGACGATCGAGGAGAGCTGCTCCGTCGCTTCCAGACACATCTTCCAGAAGCCGAGGCCGTTGCCTTGATGGGAAGCGTACCGCCCGGTGTCTCTGTCGAAATATTCGATGTCATGGCGAGAATGTGCC
Protein-coding regions in this window:
- a CDS encoding HAMP domain-containing sensor histidine kinase produces the protein MSERSMKETHLESASLLAHELEAPLLTIELHLRKLLENPASRARAESCLDEVEALRGLVSELLATGKDEFARQPFSVDAVTKRLEARFQPVADQRGIRLEVQETNLNVLGDERATERVLSNLIDNGIKFSRPEGSVRVSGHASEGRAVIEVADDGPGVDNEDIAHLFEPFFRACRATPGHGLGLAIARRFAEGQEGTLTLESHGEAGARFVLRLESV